A single Opisthocomus hoazin isolate bOpiHoa1 chromosome 1, bOpiHoa1.hap1, whole genome shotgun sequence DNA region contains:
- the LOC142360668 gene encoding putative mitochondrial transporter UCP3 isoform X1, translating to MMSTAELHLSAHPTTMVGLKPPEVPPTAAVKFFSAGTAGCIADLVTFPLDTAKVRLQIQGEVRIPRGAGTVQYRGVLGTLSTMVRTEGPRSLYSGLAAGLQRQMSFASIRIGLYDSVKQLYTPKGAESAGLGARVLAGCTTGAVAVTCAQPTDVVKVRFQANGALPAGARRYSGTVDAYCTIAREEGVRGLWRGTLPNIARNAIINCGELVTYDLVKDALLRAQLMTDNVPCHFVAAFGAGFCATLVASPVDVVKTRYMNAGPGQYRNVLSCLLALLMQDGLAGFYKGFVPSFLRLGSWNIVMFVSYEQLQRATVLAQS from the exons ATGATGTCGACAGCTGAGTTGCATCTGAG cgcccaccccaccACGATGGTGGGTCTGAAGCCCCCCGAGGTGCCCCCGACAGCCGCCGTGAAGTTCTTCAGCGCGGGGACGGCCGGCTGCATCGCCGACCTCGTCACCTTCCCCCTGGACACCGCCAAGGTGCGGCTGCAG ATCCAGGGCGAGGTGCGGATCCCCCGCGGCGCCGGCACCGTGCAGTACCGGGGCGTTTTGGGGACGCTGAGCACCATGGTGAGGACGGAGGGACCCCGCAGCCTGTACAGCGGGCTGGCGGCCGGCCTGCAGCGCCAGATGAGCTTCGCCTCCATCCGCATCGGGCTCTACGACTCCGTCAAGCAGCTCTACACCCCCAAGGGTGCCGAGA gcgcagggctgggggcgcgggtgCTGGCGGGCTGCACCACGGGCGCGGTGGCGGTGACGTGCGCCCAACCCACCGACGTGGTCAAGGTGCGGTTCCAGGCCAACGGGGCGCTGCCGGCGGGCGCCCGGCGGTACAGCGGGACGGTGGACGCCTACTGCACCATCGCCAGGGAGGAGGGCGTCCGCGGGCTGTGGCGAG GGACGCTGCCCAACATCGCCCGCAACGCCATCATCAACTGCGGCGAGCTCGTCACCTACGACCTCGTTAAGGACGCGCTGCTGCGGGCGCAGCTGATGACAG acaaCGTCCCCTGCCATTTCGTGGCCGCCTTCGGCGCCGGCTTCTGCGCCACGCTGGTGGCGTCGCCGGTGGACGTGGTGAAGACGCGGTACATGAACGCCGGCCCCGGGCAGTACCGCAACGTGCTCAGCTGCCTCCTCGCCCTGCTGATGCAGGACGGCCTCGCCGGCTTCTACAAGGG GTTCGTCCCGTCCTTCCTGCGGCTCGGCTCCTGGAACATCGTGATGTTCGTCTCCTACGAGCAGCTGCAGCGCGCCACGGTGCTGGCACAGTCCTga
- the LOC142360668 gene encoding putative mitochondrial transporter UCP3 isoform X2, whose amino-acid sequence MMSTAELHLSAHPTTMVGLKPPEVPPTAAVKFFSAGTAGCIADLVTFPLDTAKIQGEVRIPRGAGTVQYRGVLGTLSTMVRTEGPRSLYSGLAAGLQRQMSFASIRIGLYDSVKQLYTPKGAESAGLGARVLAGCTTGAVAVTCAQPTDVVKVRFQANGALPAGARRYSGTVDAYCTIAREEGVRGLWRGTLPNIARNAIINCGELVTYDLVKDALLRAQLMTDNVPCHFVAAFGAGFCATLVASPVDVVKTRYMNAGPGQYRNVLSCLLALLMQDGLAGFYKGFVPSFLRLGSWNIVMFVSYEQLQRATVLAQS is encoded by the exons ATGATGTCGACAGCTGAGTTGCATCTGAG cgcccaccccaccACGATGGTGGGTCTGAAGCCCCCCGAGGTGCCCCCGACAGCCGCCGTGAAGTTCTTCAGCGCGGGGACGGCCGGCTGCATCGCCGACCTCGTCACCTTCCCCCTGGACACCGCCAAG ATCCAGGGCGAGGTGCGGATCCCCCGCGGCGCCGGCACCGTGCAGTACCGGGGCGTTTTGGGGACGCTGAGCACCATGGTGAGGACGGAGGGACCCCGCAGCCTGTACAGCGGGCTGGCGGCCGGCCTGCAGCGCCAGATGAGCTTCGCCTCCATCCGCATCGGGCTCTACGACTCCGTCAAGCAGCTCTACACCCCCAAGGGTGCCGAGA gcgcagggctgggggcgcgggtgCTGGCGGGCTGCACCACGGGCGCGGTGGCGGTGACGTGCGCCCAACCCACCGACGTGGTCAAGGTGCGGTTCCAGGCCAACGGGGCGCTGCCGGCGGGCGCCCGGCGGTACAGCGGGACGGTGGACGCCTACTGCACCATCGCCAGGGAGGAGGGCGTCCGCGGGCTGTGGCGAG GGACGCTGCCCAACATCGCCCGCAACGCCATCATCAACTGCGGCGAGCTCGTCACCTACGACCTCGTTAAGGACGCGCTGCTGCGGGCGCAGCTGATGACAG acaaCGTCCCCTGCCATTTCGTGGCCGCCTTCGGCGCCGGCTTCTGCGCCACGCTGGTGGCGTCGCCGGTGGACGTGGTGAAGACGCGGTACATGAACGCCGGCCCCGGGCAGTACCGCAACGTGCTCAGCTGCCTCCTCGCCCTGCTGATGCAGGACGGCCTCGCCGGCTTCTACAAGGG GTTCGTCCCGTCCTTCCTGCGGCTCGGCTCCTGGAACATCGTGATGTTCGTCTCCTACGAGCAGCTGCAGCGCGCCACGGTGCTGGCACAGTCCTga